The sequence CAGTCGCACCGGGCTGCCAGTGGCTGCTGTGGTGAGCACTGATTCAACGTCTGGCCACCGCAGCCCGCCGATTCCTGCCGCGATCTGCGGCAGGCCGATGGCCGTGATACCGCGCTGCTCGGCGTCGGCCAGCATGCCTGCAACCGCATGCTGGACGGCGTCGATCCTGGCATGCGGGCCGGGCCTGTCTTGGGTGGCGAGGTTGTACACGGTCATCCCGTCGGGTGTCTGCCACACGTGCATACCGCCGATGGTGAGATGGCCGGTACGGCAGGCGGTGCGGTAGCTGTCGTACAGGTGGGTCCATCGGTTGCGGATTTGCCGGGCGATGCCGGCACCCATGATGCCGCGGCAGTTGACGCCGTGGGCGATCGCGGGTAGCTGGGAGGCGAGTAGGTCACCGGTGCGGTGTTCGACTGCCTGCATGGCGGCGCCGGGGCCAATCACCATATCGTCGCGCCACTTCCCGGCCTTTCGGATCGCCGCCACGCAATGGGCGGTGCCGCGGCTGGCCGGGTCCCACACGACGAAGTCGTCCGCGTTGTCGACCATGAACTGGTTTCGCCAGAAGTTGGCGTGCAACCCGTCGACCTTGAGTGCGGTGGTGCCGTGGATCTGCTCCATCACGTACGTCGCCTTCCACGCCGCGGCGGCGATCTCCGCGAACTCTGGCAGCCGGTTCCGTTCGAGCACAGACGCCTTGCCCCAGTAGTACTGGGCGTACCCCTTGTTCGGCAGGGCTAGCCACAGCCGTATTCCGAGCCGGATCGCGACCCGGGCCAATAGTTCGTCCCAGCCCTCAGCCGCCCCGCTCATGAC is a genomic window of Actinoplanes teichomyceticus ATCC 31121 containing:
- a CDS encoding macro domain-containing protein yields the protein MTGDFVLAGTGSRSLRTAPRHVQVEAMDRCMDAVARRLSKHGSRLVVMSGAAEGWDELLARVAIRLGIRLWLALPNKGYAQYYWGKASVLERNRLPEFAEIAAAAWKATYVMEQIHGTTALKVDGLHANFWRNQFMVDNADDFVVWDPASRGTAHCVAAIRKAGKWRDDMVIGPGAAMQAVEHRTGDLLASQLPAIAHGVNCRGIMGAGIARQIRNRWTHLYDSYRTACRTGHLTIGGMHVWQTPDGMTVYNLATQDRPGPHARIDAVQHAVAGMLADAEQRGITAIGLPQIAAGIGGLRWPDVESVLTTAATGSPVRLIFYSLGPAAAQLPLDLADR